In Bactrocera oleae isolate idBacOlea1 chromosome 5, idBacOlea1, whole genome shotgun sequence, a genomic segment contains:
- the Lrpprc2 gene encoding leucine-rich PPR motif-containing protein, mitochondrial has product MSVRLLNVTSKLQRLSCISKRFGFHPILAKTGYATRATQKLLKPSLCNRWNILPIPIHNGYATAAESTTAPKAPIVTVLLEKIMTLHQNTGQLHFELCDKIITQLEKNPYVYNQLLGDEQAHFLLRATGTQMPARPSNTRLALFQRLWSYLSQHDQLNASHYITWLHVLQHNRAPCADFKKFLDEFNKLNVNNEYALTDIYAELLETACGAGDMQQATALLAEMRSHDLPLTMRHFNALLWGHSRNHDLAGCRSVLDNMNAAGITPSAETHSLMVCAYLENDDNAKATEVLSQFHGQFNDSQVVRMLSSLLHVKAPHNEELIKQLVRELPKDFTVGTEVPIPLRHLCVELLHNGNLTTVQAIVFNLPTPRFNENQSIDTFGVFLLQELFRTKYSATEIIEIAKMLQDSNKNTRALHIATEIALRRNAELAIPFLESLAQLEPLRPHYFWPSLLQSHEQSGEAGLLGVLKQMNSLNVTCDRETIALYVLPNLPITLQQPEKAIKALDDVGAKPSLVLIEIVMYLLMRQRFEAAHDLLELYPTKLTVEQLVPTLANATVNVRATKRYQQFAKLLAVLSKKNENRKVDWIGQLLLTMVQGQLRLRSDLKALKRFVDEIAKFGLAISPAAANTIITTLEEQMNTDENLAKLKEALHKIIDQNVMLLQSASSVGSNAGSTFVKHPRDMTLDELECHLIELEGKGMNTRGLLRRLLQLCVRNGRLERAQEIKAKCDQLQVQVSAGMLASTLDLYIKINDLANAEKCLQQLQQEFPNFSLDEHKFMDFAALLVHHNQLDRAKQLLETRATTQRVHGGDYVLKNVWNFLTNVAQLAAQMPALEPERNLTREHFHFLQKLRYCNAHNTVLGPIVRERLLRLDIKGAVDDFKKLAELYKHTPLQFELLSLLVRLSNGHEPEVTQYSGVNGETAQQLLSEVTSAISKVHGTLNMNSGLLLAFAESGTDNQLRRLLINPEFRINEALLMKNCEYLGEEGAVSTLLRLARGARGFGRVIDEQNIYTMLLTHFAKANNYQAALDLYERLETDDELKISQDFLRNLVQLLRVNNVEIPSRVALRAQIM; this is encoded by the exons atgaGTGTACGTTTGTTAAATGTGACCAGCAAGTTGCAGCGATTGAGTTGCATCAGTAAACGTTTcggttttcacccaattttagcTAAAACCGGTTATGCAACAAGAGCAACCCAAAAGCTGTTGAAACCATCACTATGCAATAGATGGAATATTCTGCCGATTCCAATACACAATGGTTATGCTACTGCCGCTGAATCAACAACTGCGCCAAAAGCGCCTATAGTCACAGTGCTATTGGAGAAGATAATGACACTACACCAAAACACAGGCCAACTTCACTTCGAGCTATGTGACAAAATCATCACGCAATTGGAAAAGAATCCATATGTTTACAATCAACTACTTGGTGACGAGCAGGCACATTTTCTACTTCGTGCCACCGGCACACAAATGCCAGCACGTCCAAGCAACACACGTTTGGCGCTTTTTCAGCGATTGTGGTCCTATTTGTCACAACATGACCAATTAAACGCATCACATTATATAACTTGGCTGCATGTCCTGCAGCACAATCGTGCACCATGCGccgatttcaaaaaatttctcgACGAATTTAACAAATTGAATGTGAATAATGAATATGCACTCACAGATATTTATGCAGAACTATTGGAGACTGCTTGTGGCGCTGGTGATATGCAGCAAGCAACAGCGCTGCTTGCGGAAATGCGTTCACATGACCTTCCGCTGACTATGCGTCACTTTAATGCGCTGTTATGGGGTCACTCACGCAATCATGATCTGGCTGGTTGCCGTTCGGTGCTCGACAACATGAATGCTGCTGGTATTACGCCCAGCGCAGAAACTCACTCCTTAATGGTGTGTGCATACTTGGAAAATGACGACAACGCAAAGGCAACGGAAGTGTTAAGTCAATTTCATGGACAATTCAACGACTCGCAAGTAGTGCGTATGCTTAGCAGTCTTCTACATGTTAAAGCGCCGCATAATGAGGAACTTATAAAGCAGCTGGTACGTGAATTGCCCAAAGATTTCACGGTAGGCACGGAAGTGCCAATACCACTGCGTCACTTATGTGTGGAACTTCTGCATAACGG aaatcTAACGACAGTGCAAGCTATTGTATTCAATTTGCCTACACCACGCTTCAACGAAAACCAAAGTATCGACACCTTTGGCGTCTTTCTGCTGCAAGAGCTCTTCCGCACTAAATACAGCGCCACAGAAATTATAGAGATAGCAAAAATGTTGCAGGATAGCAACAAGAACACACGCGCACTGCACATTGCCACAGAAATAGCTCTGCGACGCAACGCCGAGTTAGCCATACCATTCTTGGAGTCACTGGCACAGCTGGAACCACTGCGTCCACACTATTTTTGGCCATCACTATTGCAAAGCCATGAACAATCGGGCGAAGCTGGTCTGCTAGGCGTACTGAAACAAATGAACTCGCTCAATGTGACTTGCGATCGCGAGACCATCGCGCTCTATGTACTGCCCAATTTACCAATAACGCTACAGCAACCAGAAAAAGCAATAAAGGCGCTTGATGATGTAGGCGCCAAACCGTCACTGGTATTAATTGAAATAGTCATGTATTTATTAATGCGCCAGCGGTTTGAGGCGGCACATGATTTGCTTGAGCTGTACCCAACCAAGTTAACAGTTGAGCAATTGGTGCCAACACTAGCCAATGCAACTGTTAATGTGCGCGCTACCAAGCGTTACCAGCAATTTGCTAAACTGCTGGCGGTCTTGTCAAAAAAGAACGAAAACCGCAAAGTTGACTGGATCGGGCAGCTGCTGCTGACTATGGTACAAGGACAGTTGCGTTTGCGCAGCGATCTGAAAGCGCTAAAACGCTTCGTTGATGAAATCGCCAAATTCGGGCTGGCAATATCGCCCGCAGCCGCCAACACCATAATAACAACGCTCGAGGAGCAAATGAATACGGATGAGAATCTAGCTAAGCTGAAAGAAGCGTTGCATAAAATTATCGATCAAAATGTAATGCTGCTGCAAAGCGCAAGCAGTGTTGGCAGCAATGCCGGTTCGACTTTCGTAAAGCATCCACGCGACATGACGCTCGATGAGTTGGAATGCCATCTAATCGAATTAGAAGGGAAAGGTATGAACACGCGTGGGCTGCTTCGCCGACTTTTGCAACTATGCGTGCGCAATGGACGTTTGGAGCGCGCACAAGAGATCAAAGCCAAGTGTGATCAACTGCAAGTGCAGGTCAGCGCTGGTATGTTGGCTAGCACGTTGGATCTCTATATCAAAATCAATGATCTGGCCAATGCCGAAAAGTGTTTACAGCAACTGCAGCAAGAGTTCCCAA ACTTTTCGCTGGACGAACACAAGTTCATGGACTTTGCTGCGCTGCTTGTGCACCACAATCAGCTGGACAGGGCGAAGCAATTGCTGGAAACGCGCGCAACCACACAACGCGTGCATGGCGGCGACTATGTTCTTAAAAATGTTTGGAATTTTCTCACAAACGTTGCGCAGCTGGCAGCACAAATGCCTGCGCTGGAACCGGAGCGCAACTTGACACGTGAACACTTCCACTTTTTGCAGAAATTGAGATACTGCAATGCGCACAACACGGTCTTGGGGCCGATTGTGCGCGAGCGCTTGCTGCGCCTTGACATTAAGGGCGCCGTGGACGATTTCAAAAAACTCGCCGAGCTCTACAAACACACGCCGCTGCAGTTCGAATTGCTCTCGCTGCTGGTGCGCCTAAGCAACGGCCATGAACCAGAGGTGACGCAATATAGCGGTGTTAACGGCGAAACGGCACAACAGCTATTAAGCGAAGTGACCAGCGCCATCTCCAAAGTACATGGCACCTTGAACATGAATAGCGGTCTGCTGTTGGCCTTTGCCGAGTCCGGCACGGATAATCAATTGCGGCGACTGCTCATCAATCCAGAGTTCCGCATCAATGAGGCGTTACTAATGAAGAACTGCGAGTACTTGGGCGAGGAGGGCGCGGTGAGCACGCTACTGCGGCTGGCGCGTGGCGCACGCGGCTTCGGACGCGTTATTGACGAGCAAAATATTTACACGATGCTGCTGACACACTTCGCGAAGGCGAATAATTATCAAGCCGCTTTAGATCTGTACGAGCGTCTTGAAACGGACGACGAACTGAAGATATCACAAGACTTTTTGCGCAATCTGGTGCAATTGCTGCGTGTCAACAATGTCGAAATACCCAGCAGAGTGGCGTTGCGTGCACAGATCATGTAG
- the O-fut2 gene encoding GDP-fucose protein O-fucosyltransferase 2, with translation MWRFLFVSSCVVLLSLVACNDILDYISNSCDKLQYTFRWTDVPATGQKCPQSIAKLPNTIYLLYDVNPPEGFNLRRDVYIRLAVFVRQLASRKPFQNLRLVLPPWRRLTHWKSSHLQQHSLPWEQFFDVESMRRYAPVLDFHEFLTEIAQFGLQEPPYVQVQQVFQLMNFDYMFEQDVFHEKFQFERDCQKEQHLQGYLLQQPMLLDNDFVCVRYQGSVNLLERLLRQQLKNSVGQTTNDVKVYAILNAEIVLHDQWGDKEFWRARRSMRFAETLQDIAVEYRARVLNSHKAEERVQRPPMWEFERAYRGAVGGDYLAVHFRRGDFVHLRQRSTPTLKSAATQIREQLQLLNLTTVYIATDTTAMELTNLKAYLQRVRVRRFTPATLTQKALIKDGGQAIVDQIICAHARHFIGTFESTFSYRIYEEREILGFPKHSTFNTLCKYATLEDCEKNSVWPLVY, from the coding sequence ATGTGGCGTTTTCTATTCGTATCCAGCTGTGTGGTTTTATTATCCTTGGTTGCGTGTAACGATATATTAGACTACATTTCCAATAGTTGCGATAAACTTCAATATACATTCCGCTGGACCGACGTTCCTGCGACCGGTCAAAAATGTCCACAATCAATAGCTAAACTGCCAAACACCATTTATCTGCTTTACGACGTAAACCCGCCTGAAGGCTTCAATTTGCGTCGTGATGTCTACATACGTTTAGCGGTATTCGTACGCCAGTTGGCTAGCCGCAAACCTTTTCAAAATTTGCGTTTAGTGTTGCCGCCTTGGCGACGTTTAACTCATTGGAAATCTAGTCATCTGCAACAACATAGCCTACCTTGGGAACAGTTTTTTGATGTGGAAAGCATGCGACGCTACGCGCCTGTGCTCGACTTTCACGAATTTTTGACAGAGATCGCCCAGTTCGGTTTACAAGAACCACCTTACGTACAGGTTCAACAAGTGTTCCAGCTAATGAACTTTGACTACATGTTCGAACAAGACGTTTTCCATGAGAAGTTTCAATTCGAGCGCGATTGCCAAAAGGAACAGCACCTGCAAGGTTATCTGCTACAGCAGCCTATGCTGCTGGACAACGATTTTGTCTGCGTGCGCTATCAAGGCAGCGTGAATTTACTGGAACGTTTGCTGCGTCAACAATTGAAAAACAGCGTAGGACAGACGACGAACGATGTCAAAGTGTACGCCATACTCAACGCTGAGATTGTGCTGCACGATCAGTGGGGCGATAAGGAGTTTTGGCGCGCACGCCGTTCAATGCGCTTCGCTGAAACACTACAAGACATAGCTGTAGAGTATCGCGCGCGTGTACTAAATTCACATAAAGCCGAGGAGCGCGTGCAGCGACCACCGATGTGGGAGTTCGAACGCGCATATCGTGGCGCAGTGGGCGGTGACTATTTGGCGGTACACTTTCGACGTGGTGACTTTGTGCATTTGCGGCAAAGAAGCACACCCACATTAAAGTCGGCCGCCACACAAATACGCGAACAACTGCAATTACTCAATCTAACCACTGTCTATATAGCCACCGATACCACCGCTATGGAGTTGACCAATTTGAAGGCGTACTTGCAGCGTGTACGCGTGCGTCGCTTCACACCGGCAACGTTGACGCAAAAAGCGCTCATCAAGGATGGTGGTCAGGCAATAGTAGATCAAATAATATGTGCGCATGCGCGACACTTCATCGGCACATTTGAGAGCACATTCAGCTATCGTATATATGAGGAGCGTGAAATACTGGGATTTCCCAAACATAGCACCTTTAATACGCTCTGCAAGTATGCAACGCTGGAAGATTGCGAAAAGAATTCAGTTTGGCCGTTAGTCTACTAA
- the Usf gene encoding putative uncharacterized protein DDB_G0277255, protein MNNRNKRARLELSLAPATIDAGISNSCSVNATDITSSIGGTPNIFLGNSSNASANSTNSVSMLPTNVFLTICDENSNESQEYLAIGSTLTPIKQEHADTLCSSSTQATQTLPLQYRLVNQIQRQPHNIDNIDNSSIVSDSATTTFNAALPMHLSNGCEIYIVKEYVDNVPNMLTDESELLQGPTNTPTTESIESIKLEPDSCVTSTACGSAATSTTTINGVQILRNTPQPLINANKSVNVTGDGRTNANRNATAVANISVPDTQGNSTKRSCILEAYKKRDDKRRATHNEVERRRRDKINNWIFKLKEMLPTEGVNNNNNNNNNQQIGIVEQLTAKTSTSNNSSNRTPPNDSKSQILIKACEYIKTMQDELKSLRECLSENENLRLSNQRLQNELNKLQRERAANASANLHTRNFNNNFNITLNSLNSNNSNGSGGGGSASSSPDGTGNSIFAALNIPPHTSNANTYTKRELIIRDYVD, encoded by the exons ATGAATAACAGGAATAAGCGAGCACGACTGGAGTTGTCTTTGGCGCCGGCAACTATTGATGCTGGCATCAGTAATAGCTGCTCTGTGAATGCAACTGACATAACGTCCAGCATTGGTGGCACGCCAAA TATCTTTTTGGGCAATTCTTCGAATGCGAGTGCCAATAGCACTAATTCGGTTAGTATGTTACCCACAAATGTATTTCTTACAATCTGTGATGAGAACTCAAATGAGTCGCAGGAATATCTAGCCATTGGCAGTACTCTGACACCGATTAAACAAGAACATGCTGATACTTTATGCAGTAGTAGCACTCAGGCAACACAAACCTTGCCATTGCAATATCGCCTTGTCAATCAAATACAACGTCAACCCCACAATATCGATAATATTGACAACAGCAGCATTGTCAGTGATAGTGCAACTACGACTTTTAATGCTGCGCTGCCAATGCATCTATCGAACGGTTGCGAAATTTATATAGTCAAGGAGTATGTAGACAATGTGCCCAACATGCTCACAGATGAAAGCGAGTTATTGCAAGGACCAACAAATACGCCAACGACCGAGTCAATAGAATCAATTAAATTAGAGCCGGACTCTTGTGTAACGTCTACAGCATGCGGCAGTGCTGCTACTTCCACAACCACAATCAATGGTGTGCAAATTCTGCGTAATACACCGCAGCCGCTTATAAACGCTAACAAGTCGGTCAATGTCACTGGCGATGGGCGTACAAATGCAAATAGAAATGCCACGGCGGTAGCAAACATTAGCGTTCCAGACACACAGGGCAATAGTACAAAGCGCAGTTGCATATTAGAGGCGTATAAAAAG cGCGATGATAAACGACGCGCAACGCATAACGAAGTGGAACGACGGCGACGCGATAAAATAAACAATTGGATTTTTAAACTGAAAGAAATGCTGCCGACCGAAGgcgttaataataataacaacaacaacaataatcaaCAAATTGGCATAGTGGAACAGTTGACAGCCAAAACGAGTACTAGCAATAACAGCAGCAATCGCACGCCGCCCAATGATTCCAAGTCACAAATACTAATCAAAGCTTGCGAGTATATCAAAACCATGCAGGACGAGTTAAAGAG tcTGCGTGAGTGCCTTAGCGAAAATGAGAACCTGCGTCTGAGCAATCAGCGTTTACAAAATGAATTAAACAAATTGCAGCGCGAACGTGCAGCGAACGCAAGCGCCAATTTACACACGCGCAATTTCAATAACAATTTCAATATAACCTTAAACAGTTTAAATAGCAATAATAGCAATGGCAGTGGTGGTGGTGGCAGCGCCAGCAGTAGCCCTGATGGCACTGGCAACAGCATTTTCGCCGCGCTCAATATTCCACCACACACAAGCAACGCGAATACGTACACGAAACGCGAGTTAATCATACGAGATTATGTCGATTAG
- the LOC106621227 gene encoding peptidyl-prolyl cis-trans isomerase G, giving the protein MYAPDKELTPVSSDNTLSEFIDESKSRLNVILKRLEWHIEPDTATDTALRNEKQNDKQLVIDFEPDFPPSCASDNFCITDDEELRKVLGVPDKDVPKRFSDLQLNFSRTEKLSLYEHVIANTNKYTEPEITVGSLDQGSLTFAEIVAQKKRETKKRRRYRRSKPTHIEEVRAVVDLQMQSLQQYLKEKESEERMNQLIVNEKYKPRSDRDGKSSRGSNGRIHTSAIHRNKQRSRSRSRSYEPRSHKKNRHRSRSGSNHQSKKYRRNRSSSKSRKHRNRSRSKSRRKTHKRRSRSRSPPYRSNNNRNKLHYRQRE; this is encoded by the exons ATGTATGCACCAGATAAAGAGTTAACACCTGTCTCCAGTGATAACACACTTTCGGAATTCATCGATGAAAGCAAATCCCgattaaatgtaattttaaaacgtCTTGAATGGCATATTGAACCG gaTACTGCCACGGATACTGCTTTGAGAAATGAGAAACAAAACGACAAACAACTGGTGATTGACTTCGAACCGGACTTTCCTCCAAGTTGTGCTTCTGACAATTTCTGTATTACcg ACGATGAGGAGTTACGGAAAGTGTTAGGCGTTCCAGATAAAGATGTTCCTAAAAGATTTTCAGACTTGCAGTTGAATTTTTCCCGGACGGAAAAGCTATCTCTATACGAGCATGTTATAGCAAACACCAATAAATATACAGAGCCAGAAATAACGGTCGG atCACTAGATCAGGGTTCTCTGACATTCGCCGAAATTGTGGCACAAAAGAAGCGAGAGACCAAAAAACGTCGTCGGTATCGGCGCAGTAAGCCAACACATATTGAAGAAGTTCGCGCCGTTGTAGACCTACAAATGCAATCTTTACAGCAATATCTTAAAGAAAAGGAATCGGAGGAGCGCATGAACCAGCTGattgtaaatgaaaaatataagccGAGAAGTGATAGAGATGGTAAATCGTCACGAGGAAGTAATGGTAGAATTCACACATCTGCAATACATCGCAATAAACAGCGAAGTAGAAGTAGAAGCAGAAGTTATGAGCCCAGAAGTCATAAGAAAAACAGACATAGAAGCCGCAGTGGAAGCAATCACCAGAGCAAAAAATATCGAAGGAATCGTAGCAGCAGTAAAAGCAGAAAACATCGCAACAGAAGCAGAAGCAAGAGTAGAAGAAAAACACATAAACGCCGCAGTAGGAGTCGCAGCCCGCCTTACCGTAGCAATAACAATAGAAATAAACTACATTATCGCCAAAGGGAATAG
- the ND-18 gene encoding NADH dehydrogenase [ubiquinone] iron-sulfur protein 4, mitochondrial, which yields MSFVRQILAKTPQGVHWAKTISNGSRCMSSVGSRDAPPIDVSEVISQPEELERKQKLSGAITVPTKVDLSPISGVPEEHIKTRRVCIHLPPKNAMQSGTDNLKHWVIEFDNRERWENPLMGWTSTGDPLSNLEVTFGSKEEAIEHCERNGWRWFIDAEEKPKVERVKNYGLNFHWNRRTRSSTK from the exons ATGTCCTTTGTGCGTCAAATTTTAGCGAAAACTCCCCAGGGAGTTCACTG GGCAAAAACAATCAGCAATGGTAGTCGCTGTATGTCGTCCGTGGGCTCACGCGATGCCCCACCAATCGATGTGTCCGAAGTAATCTCACAACCTGAGGAATTGGAGAGGAAACAGAAACTTAGCGGAGCTATCACAGTCCCCACAAAGGTCGATCTTAGCCCTATAAGTGGAGTGCCGGAGGAACATATTAAAACACGTCGTGTATGCATTCACTTGCCACCCAAAAATGCTATGCAAAGTGGTACTGATAATTTGAAGCATTGGGTGATTGAGTTCGACAACCGTGAACGATGGGAAAATCCATTAATGGGTTGGACCTCAAC cgGCGATCCATTATCGAATTTGGAAGTAACATTTGGTTCCAAGGAAGAAGCAATTGAGCACTGTGAACGCAATGGTTGGCGTTGGTTTATTGATGCTGAGGAAAAACCAAAAGTAGAACGTGTCAAAAATTATGGCTTGAACTTCCACTGGAATAGGCGCACTCGCTCATCGACGAAATAA
- the Arp6 gene encoding actin-related protein 6, translating to MDAVVLDNGAYTAKIGLSTQDDPSIVPNCIMKAKAERRRAFIGSQIDECRDASGLFFILCFQKGYLLNWDIQKTVWDHIFSNEGTGISLEDRPIVITEPQLNFPSIQEAMMEILFEEYHCSGVHKCTTAELAAYNYAAESEESPLQALNCVVIDVGYSFTHVVPFVRGRRMERGIRRVEVGGKVLTNHLKELISYRHLNMMDESYVVNQIKEDVCFVSQDFKDDMRVHTAAEKRAEVVVEYVLPDFTTVKRGFIRNKGKKEKESEKEDNDRNEESDQQSVRLCNERFTVPELLFNPSDVGIQQVGIPEAVIDCLKDCPVYSHSELLRNILIIGGSSLFPGFIPRLKAEIRALAPDDLEVSLIFPDDPISYGWYGGKELAGSDGFKDMLLTRDEYEENGYSACNGK from the coding sequence ATGGATGCCGTTGTGTTGGATAATGGTGCATATACTGCCAAAATAGGTTTATCAACGCAAGATGATCCGTCTATTGTGCCCAACTGTATTATGAAGGCAAAAGCGGAACGAAGGCGTGCATTTATTGGTAGCCAAATTGACGAATGCCGGGATGCTTCCGGACTATTTTTTATACTGTGTTTTCAAAAGGGATATCTTCTAAACTGGGATATTCAGAAGACCGTTTGGGATCATATATTTAGCAACGAAGGAACCGGCATTTCCCTGGAAGATCGTCCTATAGTAATAACTGAACCACAACTAAATTTCCCCAGTATACAAGAAGCTATGATGGAAATACTCTTCGAAGAGTATCACTGCTCCGGAGTGCACAAGTGTACAACCGCTGAGTTGGCAGCATATAATTATGCAGCGGAAAGCGAAGAAAGCCCTTTGCAGGCACTGAATTGTGTTGTCATAGACGTTGGATATAGTTTTACCCACGTAGTTCCATTTGTGCGAGGACGGCGCATGGAACGTGGCATACGACGAGTCGAAGTTGGCGGCAAAGTGTTGACAAATCACTTAAAAGAACTTATTTCTTATCGACATTTAAATATGATGGACGAGTCGTATGTTGTTAATCAGATAAAAGAAGACGTTTGTTTTGTGTCACAAGATTTTAAGGATGACATGCGTGTGCATACAGCGGCCGAAAAGCGGGCAGAGGTAGTAGTAGAATATGTACTACCCGATTTTACGACAGTTAAACGTGGCTTTATACGCAATaaaggaaaaaaagaaaaagagtcTGAAAAGGAGGATAATGATAGAAATGAGGAAAGCGATCAGCAGTCGGTTCGACTTTGCAACGAACGTTTTACTGTGCCCGAATTACTTTTCAATCCCAGCGATGTGGGAATACAACAGGTTGGCATTCCGGAAGCTGTAATCGATTGTCTCAAAGATTGTCCTGTTTATTCGCACAGTGAGTTATTACGAAATATACTAATAATCGGTGGAAGTTCACTATTCCCGGGCTTTATACCGCGTTTAAAAGCCGAAATTCGCGCACTGGCACCTGATGATTTAGAAGTTTCATTAATTTTCCCAGATGATCCCATCTCTTATGGTTGGTATGGTGGTAAGGAATTGGCGGGTAGTGATGGTTTTAAAGACATGTTGCTTACCAGAGACGAGTACGAAGAGAACGGATATTCAGCGTGCAatggcaaataa
- the MagR gene encoding iron-sulfur cluster assembly 1 homolog, mitochondrial has translation MSTKVVATATVRALKGRKLLPTRAALTLTNSAVNRIKELLKDKPECTGLKVGVRQRGCNGLSYTLDYAKEKDKFDEEVVQDGVKVFIDKKAQLSLLGTEMDFVESQLSSEFVFNNPNIKGTCGCGESFSF, from the exons ATGTCAACAAAAGTGGTGGCTACAGCGACAGTGCGTGCACTGAAAGGACGCAAATTGTTGCCGACAAGAGCAGCTCTTACACTG ACAAATTCCGCAGTAAACCGTATTAAAGAATTATTGAAAGATAAACCGGAGTGT ACAGGTTTAAAGGTAGGAGTGCGGCAGCGCGGATGCAATGGGCTTTCCTACACGCTGGACTATGCAAAAGAAAAAG ATAAATTCGACGAAGAAGTTGTACAAGATGGTGTCAAAGTGTTTATTGATAAGAAGGCTCAATTGTCTCTACTCg gtACCGAAATGGATTTTGTCGAGTCCCAACTATCCAGCGAGTTCGTTTTTAACAATCCCAACATAAAAGGTACGTGCGGATGTGGCGAATCATTTAGCTTCTAA
- the temp gene encoding protein prenyltransferase alpha subunit repeat-containing protein 1: MDLVAENENEVLCEKIINDIQAVFLKDPDLSTFEIIPTILNRNKSPVVHAEHHLGLESWCVKHVYDHAHKAIIGYRRQHQTRYLQHSDVLLKYLNVALLINTDVATFWNIRRQMVQTNHLKINCEFKFSALILSKKPKSSEAFAYRRWLYSFQSHDAIDWPSEFGICDRCADRSANNYHAWTHRQWVLQNAPDLIRSELMITEKFMRKHISDYSSYHYRQTLLERAYALCYYESNELEHLHNLKDLISYYLQDDLEILSTVDVLQIMLPGVDRAALGEPRLSSFLYCCNLAAHDIRLCDDQKNMYGVRESFENHRRSSLRFIVENCVRLLLGELPGLYLTPRTYAQLQEFNAALKKFDYTTNTFLSALKRSEALLGDSHRKWCTIFLGFNYA, encoded by the exons ATGGATCTGGTTGCAGAAAATGAGAATGAGGTGTTATGCGAGAAAATTATTAATGACATACAAGCGGTATTTCTCAAGGACCCAGACCT CTCCACATTTGAAATCATACCGACCATTTTGAATCGCAACAAATCGCCCGTGGTCCATGCCGAACATCATCTGGGGCTGGAGTCGTGGTGTGTAAAACATGTATACGATCATGCGCACAAGGCGATAATTGGTTATCGGCGCCAGCATCAAACACGCTATCTGCAACACAGCGATGTGCTGCTGAAGTATCTGAATGTGGCGCTGCTAATTAATACGGATGTGGCCACATTCTGGAACATACGCCGCCAAATGGTGCAGACGAATCACTTGAAAATTAATTGCGAATTTAAATTCTCCGCGCTTATACTGTCGAAGAAGCCCAAATCGAGCGAAGCCTTCGCATATCGACGCTGGTTGTATTCGTTTCAGA GTCACGACGCCATCGATTGGCCCAGTGAGTTTGGCATTTGTGACCGTTGCGCCGATCGCAGCGCGAATAATTACCACGCATGGACGCATCGCCAATGGGTGCTACAGAATGCGCCCGATCTGATACGCTCCGAATTGATGATAACCGAAAAGTTCATGCGTAAACACATTAGCGACTACAGCAGCTATCATTATCGCCAAACGCTGCTTGAGCGCGCCTACGCATTGTGCTACTACGAATCAAATGAGCTGGAACatttacataatttgaaagattTGATTAGCTATTATCTGCAAGATGATTTGGAAATACTTAGCACAGTCGATGTCTTGCAAATAATGTTGCCCGGCGTCGATCGTGCAGCGCTGGGCGAACCACGGCTCAGCTCCTTTCTCTATTGCTGCAATTTGGCTGCGCACGATATACGTCTGTGTGACGATCAGAAGAATATGTATGGCGTGCGTGAATCATTCGAGAATCATAGACGCTCATCGTTGCGTTTCATTGTGGAGAATTGTGTGCGTTTGTTGTTGGGCGAATTGCCGGGTCTGTATTTGACGCCGCGTACATATGCGCAACTGCAGGAGTTCAATGCAGCGCTGAAGAAGTTCGATTATACAACCAATACATTTTTGTCGGCGCTTAAGCGTTCGGAGGCGCTTCTGGGCGACAGTCATCGCAAATggtgtacaatttttttgggCTTTAATTATGCGTGA